One genomic window of Candidatus Thorarchaeota archaeon includes the following:
- the polX gene encoding DNA polymerase/3'-5' exonuclease PolX, translating to MKNPEVADLLYEIADYLEIKGVDWKPRAYRRAAGAVETLSEDIEQVAERGKLKDIPRVGESIASKIVEYLETGHLEYLENLRQEMPGKLRKLMDIEGIGPKTAVKLHRKLGIRNIDDLQKAAEEGKIRDLEGFGKKTEENILENISMYRSHRERFLLGYMLPTAQKIVEELGKLDVVKRIELAGSIRRRKATIGDADILVISEDSDEVMNSFVQMGEVDRVLSKGERKSTIVLGNGLQVDLLVIDEKNFGAALMYFTGSKEHNVELRKRAIEHNWKLSEYGLEERDTGEVIAQTTEEDIYDKLDLQYIPPELRTNRGEIEAAAQNNLPNLVDWEDIRGDLHVHSNWSEGSHSIEEMVQKAREIGHEYIAICDHTQSLPIAQGLTDEEFQEREKEITEVNEQFDDIEVLSGAEVDILPDGSLDLKDDTLADLDVTVAAVHSSFKQDEDTMTERVLSAINLEHVDILGHPTGRLIQERNPYAIDLTRIFEEAEKYGTKIEVNC from the coding sequence ATGAAAAATCCAGAAGTCGCAGACCTGTTGTATGAAATAGCTGATTATTTGGAAATCAAGGGAGTGGATTGGAAACCACGTGCTTATCGGAGGGCAGCAGGTGCGGTTGAAACTCTATCGGAAGATATTGAGCAAGTGGCTGAACGAGGGAAACTTAAGGATATTCCAAGAGTCGGCGAAAGTATTGCATCGAAGATAGTGGAATACCTTGAAACTGGGCATCTGGAGTATCTAGAGAACCTGCGACAAGAAATGCCAGGCAAGCTTCGCAAATTAATGGATATCGAAGGCATAGGTCCTAAGACAGCAGTGAAGCTTCACAGAAAGCTGGGAATACGCAACATAGATGACCTACAGAAAGCAGCTGAAGAAGGGAAAATCAGAGATCTTGAGGGTTTCGGCAAAAAGACAGAAGAGAACATCTTAGAAAACATTTCAATGTACAGAAGCCACAGAGAACGCTTCCTCTTGGGATATATGCTCCCAACTGCACAGAAAATCGTTGAAGAATTGGGCAAGCTAGATGTAGTGAAACGAATCGAGCTCGCAGGATCGATTAGAAGGAGAAAAGCCACTATTGGTGATGCTGATATTTTAGTCATATCCGAAGACTCTGACGAAGTAATGAATAGTTTCGTTCAAATGGGGGAGGTTGATAGAGTTTTATCAAAAGGTGAGAGGAAAAGCACCATCGTTCTTGGAAATGGGTTGCAAGTTGATCTTCTTGTAATCGACGAGAAGAACTTCGGTGCAGCATTGATGTATTTCACCGGATCCAAGGAACATAATGTGGAACTTCGGAAGAGGGCGATAGAACACAATTGGAAACTGAGCGAGTATGGTCTTGAAGAACGTGACACAGGTGAAGTAATAGCTCAGACTACTGAAGAGGACATCTACGATAAGCTTGATCTCCAGTACATCCCGCCCGAGCTCAGAACAAATAGAGGGGAAATCGAAGCAGCAGCTCAAAACAATCTGCCGAATCTGGTCGATTGGGAGGATATCAGAGGGGATTTGCATGTTCATAGCAATTGGAGTGAAGGTTCGCACTCCATAGAAGAAATGGTTCAGAAGGCGCGAGAAATAGGACACGAATATATCGCCATTTGTGATCATACACAAAGCCTGCCTATTGCACAAGGTCTGACAGATGAGGAGTTTCAAGAAAGGGAAAAAGAAATCACTGAGGTAAATGAACAATTTGACGATATAGAAGTCCTGTCAGGGGCAGAAGTGGACATTCTACCAGATGGGAGCTTGGATTTGAAGGATGACACACTGGCTGATCTTGATGTCACAGTTGCTGCGGTGCATTCTTCATTCAAACAGGACGAGGATACGATGACTGAAAGGGTGCTTTCTGCAATCAACCTTGAACATGTAGACATCCTAGGACATCCGACTGGACGCCTCATTCAAGAAAGAAATCCCTATGCGATTGACCTAACTAGGATTTTCGAGGAGGCTGAAAAATATGGTACTAAGATTGAGGTAAACTGT